The following coding sequences are from one Fusobacterium perfoetens window:
- a CDS encoding hemolysin family protein, with translation MDTYHYLFLLVILILLSGMFSASETALTSFRSIHLEDITEKNPRKGELLKYWLKKPNEMLTALLLGNNIVNILATSLATAFITSYLSDKGMGNSQNMSVFISTVVMTVVILIFGEITPKVIAKNNSTEISKSVIIPIYCLTKLTTPVIWILTGISKFIGRIIGVDIKDEAIMITEQDILSYVNVGEAEGVIEAEEKDMIESMVTFGETCAREVMTPRTSVFAIEGNKSVNDVWNDITTLGYSRIPVYKDVMDEIIGILYIKDLLNAVKDGKCDMPVKEFVRKAYFVPETKSIIKILEDFKTQKVHMAIVIDEYGGTVGVVTIEDLIEEIFGEIRDEYDKEDEETIKEKGPNTYEVDAMLDIETINKELDIELPESEDYESLGGLIMNELDKIAEVGDTVHISGVELKVLEIQKMRILKVLIKKESEAEICEKE, from the coding sequence TTGGACACGTATCATTATTTGTTTTTATTAGTAATATTAATTTTATTGTCAGGTATGTTTTCAGCATCAGAAACAGCTCTTACATCATTTAGAAGCATTCATCTTGAAGATATAACAGAAAAAAATCCAAGAAAAGGAGAACTTTTAAAGTATTGGCTTAAAAAACCAAATGAGATGCTGACAGCACTCCTACTGGGAAATAATATAGTAAATATTCTTGCAACATCACTGGCAACAGCTTTTATTACAAGTTATTTAAGTGACAAGGGAATGGGAAATTCTCAAAATATGTCTGTTTTTATATCAACAGTTGTGATGACTGTGGTTATTTTGATTTTTGGAGAAATTACACCAAAGGTAATAGCAAAAAATAATTCAACAGAAATTTCAAAATCAGTTATAATTCCAATTTATTGTCTAACAAAACTTACAACTCCAGTAATATGGATTCTTACAGGGATTTCAAAATTTATTGGAAGAATTATAGGTGTGGACATAAAAGATGAAGCAATTATGATAACAGAACAAGATATTCTTTCTTATGTAAATGTAGGAGAGGCTGAAGGTGTTATTGAAGCAGAAGAAAAAGATATGATAGAGTCTATGGTTACATTTGGAGAAACTTGTGCAAGAGAAGTAATGACTCCAAGAACTTCTGTGTTTGCAATAGAAGGAAATAAATCTGTAAATGATGTGTGGAATGATATAACAACACTTGGATATTCAAGAATACCAGTTTATAAAGATGTTATGGATGAAATAATAGGTATTCTTTATATAAAAGATCTTTTAAATGCAGTTAAAGATGGAAAATGTGATATGCCTGTAAAAGAATTTGTAAGAAAGGCTTATTTTGTTCCTGAAACAAAATCAATAATAAAAATACTTGAAGACTTTAAAACTCAGAAAGTGCATATGGCAATAGTCATAGATGAGTATGGAGGAACAGTTGGAGTAGTTACAATAGAAGATCTTATAGAAGAAATATTCGGTGAAATAAGAGATGAATATGATAAAGAAGATGAGGAAACAATAAAAGAAAAAGGTCCTAATACTTATGAAGTAGATGCCATGCTTGATATAGAAACAATAAATAAAGAACTTGATATAGAACTTCCTGAGTCTGAAGACTATGAAAGTTTAGGAGGACTTATAATGAATGAGCTAGATAAAATAGCTGAAGTAGGAGATACAGTTCATATAAGTGGAGTTGAACTTAAAGTTCTTGAAATACAAAAAATGAGAATATTAAAAGTACTTATCAAAAAGGAAAGTGAAGCAGAAATATGCGAAAAGGAATAA
- a CDS encoding tetratricopeptide repeat protein, which produces MKKNSIIFFIIILIFTACTSSEVKSTHKEGTKEEYYILKGINYVREGNYTKALKEYEKAYQKNEDNIITLKEIARTYVKLGDYDRGIYYYSRALKIDGKDQESLRNTGYIYFLKGDLKKSLVYLNKVSPEGINAETIKLKAYLLYKERDLKNAYKNFKQVFSQEKQLDLVYYKIYSELLNDMGKKEELRVFLEKGMGKYNSDRDFVIFYSYAVGEYFGEYALGEKEIKRYIVSYGGSDSLYMTLAYMIYNQKEYAQAESALKLVSYRERYNKDYLELEERLREKI; this is translated from the coding sequence GTGAAAAAGAATAGTATAATCTTTTTTATAATTATTTTGATTTTTACAGCATGCACATCTTCTGAAGTGAAAAGTACCCATAAAGAAGGCACTAAAGAAGAATACTATATATTAAAAGGTATAAATTATGTAAGAGAAGGAAATTATACTAAAGCTCTTAAAGAATATGAAAAAGCTTATCAGAAAAATGAAGATAATATAATAACTCTTAAAGAAATAGCAAGAACATATGTAAAGCTAGGAGATTATGACAGAGGAATTTATTATTATTCAAGAGCACTTAAAATTGATGGAAAAGATCAGGAGAGTCTAAGAAATACAGGATATATTTATTTCCTAAAAGGAGATTTAAAAAAATCTTTAGTATATCTTAATAAAGTTTCTCCTGAAGGAATAAATGCAGAAACTATTAAATTAAAAGCATATCTTCTTTATAAAGAAAGAGATTTAAAAAATGCTTATAAGAATTTTAAACAAGTTTTTAGTCAGGAAAAACAACTGGATTTAGTTTATTATAAAATATATTCAGAACTTCTTAATGATATGGGAAAAAAAGAAGAACTAAGAGTTTTTCTTGAAAAAGGAATGGGAAAATATAATTCAGACAGAGATTTTGTAATATTTTATTCTTATGCAGTAGGTGAATATTTTGGAGAATATGCTTTAGGTGAAAAAGAAATAAAAAGATACATTGTTTCATACGGAGGAAGTGATTCTCTGTATATGACTCTTGCATATATGATTTATAATCAAAAAGAATATGCACAGGCTGAATCAGCACTGAAACTTGTATCATATAGAGAAAGATATAATAAAGATTATTTAGAATTAGAGGAGAGGCTGAGAGAAAAGATATGA
- a CDS encoding PTS sugar transporter subunit IIA, translated as MLNIVKITDYMSKDLITLDLKSRTKDAVLEELSVLMSKSPNIQDKNIIKKALMEREELGSTGIGKGIAIPHAKTDTASKLTVAFGISKEKIDFNSLDKEGVNIFFVFASPIEDSQIYLKVLARISRLIRNESFRNKLMNCQTPEEVIKYIDEEEAV; from the coding sequence ATGTTAAATATAGTTAAAATTACGGACTATATGTCAAAAGATTTAATAACATTGGATTTAAAAAGTAGGACAAAGGACGCTGTGCTAGAAGAATTGTCAGTTTTAATGTCAAAATCTCCTAATATACAGGATAAAAATATTATAAAAAAAGCTTTAATGGAAAGAGAAGAATTAGGAAGTACAGGAATAGGAAAAGGAATAGCAATTCCTCATGCTAAGACTGATACAGCTTCAAAACTTACAGTAGCATTTGGAATAAGTAAAGAAAAAATAGATTTTAATTCTTTAGATAAAGAAGGTGTGAATATATTTTTTGTATTTGCATCTCCAATAGAAGACAGTCAAATTTATCTTAAAGTTCTAGCAAGAATTTCAAGACTTATAAGAAATGAAAGTTTCAGAAATAAACTTATGAATTGTCAAACACCTGAAGAAGTAATCAAATATATAGATGAAGAAGAAGCCGTTTAA
- the nrdR gene encoding transcriptional regulator NrdR — MNCPFCNNSDTRVVDSRLFINGNSIKRRRECTTCKKRFTTYEKVEERAIYVVKKDKSREKFDKEKLMRGLSIATIKRNISRDTLEEFVLEIERSLQNSLDSEISTSDLGEIVLKKLKELDEVAYVRFASVYKEFNDIKSFIEIVENIEKDKK; from the coding sequence ATGAATTGCCCATTTTGTAATAACAGTGACACAAGGGTTGTGGACAGCAGATTATTTATTAACGGGAACTCTATAAAAAGAAGAAGAGAGTGCACAACCTGTAAAAAAAGATTTACAACATATGAAAAAGTAGAGGAGAGGGCAATCTATGTTGTAAAAAAAGATAAGAGCAGGGAAAAATTTGATAAGGAAAAATTGATGAGAGGGCTTTCAATAGCAACAATAAAAAGAAATATAAGCAGGGATACTCTTGAAGAGTTTGTACTTGAAATAGAAAGAAGTCTTCAGAACTCACTTGATAGTGAAATAAGTACAAGTGATTTAGGAGAAATTGTTTTAAAAAAATTGAAAGAACTTGATGAAGTGGCATATGTAAGATTTGCTTCTGTATATAAAGAGTTTAATGATATAAAATCTTTTATAGAAATAGTTGAAAATATAGAAAAGGATAAGAAATAA
- a CDS encoding adenine phosphoribosyltransferase, which yields MNYKDYITSIEGFPKEGITFRDITSFIGHGDAFKASVKEFSDFAREKGAEVIVGPESRGFIFGAPVAYDLGIGFVPVRKPGKLPREVVSCSYELEYGTNTIEIHKDAIKKGQKVVIIDDLLATGGTTEAAVKLIESLGGEVVGIGFLIELADEFDGRGKLKNYPVLSLIKY from the coding sequence ATGAATTATAAAGACTATATAACATCAATAGAAGGATTTCCAAAAGAAGGAATAACATTTAGAGACATAACATCATTCATAGGGCATGGAGATGCTTTTAAAGCATCTGTTAAAGAATTTTCAGATTTTGCTAGAGAAAAAGGAGCAGAAGTAATTGTAGGACCAGAATCAAGAGGTTTTATATTTGGAGCACCTGTTGCTTATGATTTAGGTATCGGATTTGTTCCTGTAAGAAAACCTGGAAAACTTCCAAGAGAAGTTGTATCATGTAGTTATGAACTTGAATATGGAACTAACACAATAGAAATTCATAAAGATGCTATAAAAAAAGGACAAAAAGTTGTAATAATAGATGATCTTCTTGCAACAGGTGGAACTACTGAGGCAGCAGTAAAACTTATTGAAAGCCTTGGGGGAGAAGTTGTAGGAATAGGATTTTTAATTGAATTGGCAGACGAATTTGACGGAAGAGGAAAACTTAAGAATTATCCTGTACTGTCACTAATAAAATATTAA
- a CDS encoding ACT domain-containing protein has product MANRRRRKAETEEKREYFIVDRRILPTSIQNVIKVNDLIQQEKISKYEAIRRVGLSRSTYYKYKDYIKPFFESGKEKVFSIHLALVDEPGILARILDVIASHDMNILTIIQNIAIDGIGRATISVQTTENILRKIEGMLELISEIEGVKELRIIGSN; this is encoded by the coding sequence ATGGCAAATAGAAGAAGAAGGAAGGCAGAAACAGAGGAAAAAAGAGAATACTTTATAGTAGACAGAAGAATTCTGCCTACATCAATTCAGAATGTAATCAAAGTAAATGATCTTATTCAGCAGGAGAAAATTTCTAAATATGAAGCTATAAGAAGGGTTGGACTTAGCAGAAGTACTTATTATAAATATAAAGATTATATAAAGCCTTTCTTTGAAAGTGGAAAAGAAAAAGTATTCAGCATTCATCTTGCACTTGTTGATGAGCCTGGAATACTTGCAAGAATACTTGATGTAATAGCTTCACATGATATGAATATACTTACAATTATTCAAAATATAGCTATTGATGGAATAGGAAGAGCTACTATATCAGTTCAGACAACAGAAAATATTCTTAGAAAAATAGAAGGAATGCTTGAACTTATAAGTGAAATTGAGGGAGTAAAAGAGCTTAGAATAATAGGAAGCAATTAA
- the folD gene encoding bifunctional methylenetetrahydrofolate dehydrogenase/methenyltetrahydrofolate cyclohydrolase FolD: MIIDGKKCSEEILENLKKEVSEYKERIGKIPGLAVIILGDNPASKIYVRSKIRACEKVGIYSKEIVLSDKISEAELIKEIEKLNSDKDINGILVQLPLPEHINEKKICDAISIRKDVDGFKQESLGKIVLGDEDGFISCTPQGIIYLIDQLNMDLNGKNAVVVGRSNIVGKPTASLLINKGATTTVCNSKTKDLTGILKRADIIVVAVGKAGFLKKDMVKEGAVVIDVGINREGGKICGDVDFEGVSQIASHITPVPGGVGPMTIAMLLKNTVKAFCKEELVNGK; the protein is encoded by the coding sequence ATGATAATTGACGGGAAAAAGTGTTCAGAGGAAATTTTGGAAAATCTTAAAAAAGAAGTTTCAGAATATAAAGAAAGGATAGGAAAAATTCCAGGTCTTGCAGTTATAATTTTAGGAGATAATCCTGCTTCAAAGATATATGTCAGATCTAAAATAAGAGCTTGTGAAAAAGTAGGAATATACAGTAAAGAGATTGTATTGTCTGATAAAATTTCTGAGGCAGAACTTATAAAAGAAATAGAAAAATTAAACAGCGATAAAGATATAAATGGAATTCTTGTACAGCTTCCTCTACCTGAACATATTAATGAGAAAAAAATATGTGATGCAATAAGTATAAGAAAAGATGTTGATGGATTTAAACAAGAGAGCTTAGGAAAAATTGTACTAGGCGATGAAGATGGATTTATATCATGTACACCTCAAGGAATAATATATCTTATTGATCAGTTAAATATGGATTTAAATGGAAAAAATGCTGTAGTTGTTGGAAGAAGCAATATAGTAGGAAAGCCGACAGCTTCTCTTCTTATAAATAAAGGTGCAACAACGACAGTATGTAACAGTAAAACTAAAGATTTAACAGGAATTTTAAAAAGAGCTGATATCATAGTGGTTGCTGTGGGGAAAGCAGGATTTTTGAAAAAAGATATGGTAAAAGAAGGTGCTGTTGTAATTGATGTGGGAATTAACAGAGAAGGAGGAAAAATCTGCGGAGATGTAGATTTTGAAGGTGTAAGCCAGATAGCCTCTCATATAACTCCTGTTCCAGGAGGAGTAGGACCAATGACAATAGCTATGCTATTAAAAAATACTGTGAAAGCTTTTTGCAAGGAGGAGTTAGTAAATGGCAAATAG
- a CDS encoding DUF502 domain-containing protein: MRKGIRGHFYAGLIVILPLFLTIFIINWMVNFIVAVTKESFFTTLINNAIIFFGIENNIHLVTVVYILYLLSILIFITFIGYIAKNIVGKKITRFINKIIGRLPIVKHIYTTINQIVSLVSSEKGNTYKKAIAVEYPRKGIYSIGFLTSEENAILSGKAGKELCNVFIPTSPNPTSGMFICVAKEDIIFLDMKIDDAVKLIISGGVIVPGMEKEEDEEESEKE; the protein is encoded by the coding sequence ATGCGAAAAGGAATAAGAGGGCATTTTTATGCAGGCCTTATTGTTATTCTACCATTATTTTTAACAATATTTATTATTAACTGGATGGTAAACTTTATTGTAGCAGTTACAAAGGAGTCATTTTTTACAACTCTTATAAATAATGCAATCATATTCTTTGGAATAGAAAATAATATCCATTTAGTTACAGTTGTATATATCCTTTATCTGTTAAGTATACTCATATTTATAACTTTTATTGGATATATAGCTAAAAATATTGTTGGGAAAAAGATAACAAGATTTATTAATAAAATTATTGGAAGGCTTCCAATAGTAAAGCATATCTATACTACAATAAATCAGATTGTAAGTCTTGTATCATCGGAAAAAGGAAATACTTATAAAAAAGCAATAGCAGTTGAATATCCAAGAAAAGGAATTTACAGTATAGGATTTCTTACTTCTGAAGAAAATGCAATACTGTCAGGAAAAGCAGGGAAAGAATTATGTAATGTATTTATACCTACTTCTCCAAATCCTACATCAGGAATGTTTATTTGTGTTGCAAAGGAAGATATAATTTTCCTTGATATGAAGATAGATGATGCAGTTAAGCTTATAATTTCCGGAGGAGTAATTGTTCCGGGAATGGAGAAAGAAGAAGATGAAGAAGAGAGTGAAAAAGAATAG
- the recO gene encoding DNA repair protein RecO, translated as MTNLLKVEGIIINKKDIGDFDRIVTMFTGSFGKIDVLIKGIRKSKKRDKIGADILSFSRMVVYKKENSYIGTTVESVKNYNNIREDMKKIGIVLYMFHVLNNILTENERKSILYDLTLKSLDYIEKEKNSMNYTILLVYYLHKIIIEEGLKYTVKNGRNFSIKSSVISEEFLQDSIKLNEEEYKIIEMIYFNKVRELLKENIRVQSLYSVLGIYEKYLNYHMEIYLDLKNYILEA; from the coding sequence ATGACAAATCTTTTAAAAGTTGAAGGTATAATAATAAATAAAAAGGATATAGGCGATTTTGATAGAATTGTCACTATGTTTACAGGAAGTTTTGGAAAAATAGATGTTCTTATTAAAGGCATTAGGAAAAGTAAAAAAAGAGATAAGATAGGAGCAGATATTCTTTCTTTTTCTAGAATGGTAGTGTACAAAAAAGAAAACAGTTATATTGGAACAACTGTTGAATCTGTAAAAAATTATAATAATATAAGAGAAGATATGAAAAAAATCGGAATAGTCCTTTATATGTTCCATGTACTTAACAATATTCTGACTGAAAATGAAAGAAAAAGTATTCTTTATGATTTGACTTTAAAAAGTCTTGATTATATTGAAAAAGAAAAAAATAGTATGAATTATACCATTTTATTGGTATACTATTTACATAAGATAATTATAGAAGAAGGATTAAAATATACAGTCAAAAATGGAAGGAATTTTTCTATAAAATCCTCTGTAATATCTGAAGAGTTTTTACAAGACAGTATAAAATTAAACGAGGAAGAATACAAAATTATTGAAATGATATATTTCAATAAAGTAAGGGAACTTCTTAAAGAAAATATAAGAGTTCAAAGTTTATATTCGGTTTTAGGTATATATGAAAAATACCTAAATTATCATATGGAAATATACTTAGATTTAAAAAATTATATTTTGGAGGCATAA
- a CDS encoding RelA/SpoT family protein, translated as MEYWQEILDSIKKNNLNVDIEKIKLAYSFAEESHQGQFRQSGDKYILHPTEVAKILIDMKMDTDSIVAGILHDIVEDTFITLADIEYNFGESAAHLVDGVTKLKNLPNGTKQQDESIRKMMLAMSKDLRVIIIKLADRLHNMRTLKFVPPEKQVRISKETLAIYAPLAHRLGMAKIKSELEDRAFHYIMPEIYLEIKTLVDETRGERSDYIESVVEIIKKILAEAEIKCQVNGRFKHFYSIYKKIYEKHRNFDDIYDLAGIRIIVDSVVTCYHTLGVIHEHFSPVPGRFKDYIAVPKSNNYQSIHTTIVGPEGKFVEIQIRTEEMDRIAEEGVAAHWSYKEKSKVTKKDKVYSWLRDIIEVNKEADNAKDFVSTITGDIIEDTIFVFSPKGDISELKKGSTPIDFAFAIHTEVGCKCIGAKVNGEIVPLDYKLKSGDRVEIITSKSAKGPGNDWLDIVVTQGAKNKIRKWLKDKKWEETIKAGKDIIEKEISKLPVPMSLKDFEESPVVKKHMEKHNVPTYDDLYFIMGEKRSKVDIIVDKLRGDIEAHRPLEPGEIVKTPAVQKSKSGKKNDYGIIVEGVDNTLIRFAKCCTPLPGDEIGGYVTKLTGIAIHRKDCKNFENMVQHDPDRVIHVEWDEEVINKKVNKYQFKFSVITNSNKNILMEIVNLIANHKIVLTDINSSTIKRNNKDFNKIKVAIEISNKRDYNLLLENIKKIKDVVAVER; from the coding sequence ATGGAATATTGGCAAGAGATATTGGATAGTATAAAAAAGAATAATTTAAATGTTGATATTGAGAAGATAAAGTTAGCATACTCTTTTGCCGAAGAATCTCATCAGGGACAATTCAGGCAGTCAGGGGACAAATATATTCTTCATCCTACTGAAGTAGCTAAGATTTTAATTGATATGAAAATGGATACAGATTCCATTGTAGCAGGAATACTTCATGATATTGTAGAAGATACTTTTATAACCCTTGCAGATATTGAATATAATTTTGGTGAAAGTGCTGCACATCTTGTTGATGGGGTTACGAAGCTTAAAAATCTTCCAAATGGAACAAAGCAGCAAGATGAGAGCATAAGAAAAATGATGCTTGCAATGTCAAAAGACTTGAGAGTTATAATTATAAAGCTTGCAGACAGATTACACAATATGAGAACTCTTAAATTTGTTCCTCCTGAAAAACAGGTGAGAATATCAAAAGAAACATTGGCTATTTATGCTCCTTTGGCTCATAGACTTGGTATGGCAAAAATAAAGTCAGAGCTTGAAGATAGAGCTTTTCATTATATTATGCCTGAAATATATCTTGAAATTAAAACTCTTGTAGATGAAACAAGAGGAGAAAGAAGTGACTATATAGAGTCTGTTGTTGAAATAATAAAAAAAATACTGGCTGAAGCAGAAATTAAATGTCAGGTAAATGGAAGATTCAAGCATTTTTATAGTATTTACAAAAAAATATATGAAAAACATAGAAATTTTGATGACATCTATGACCTTGCAGGAATAAGAATAATAGTTGACAGTGTGGTAACATGTTATCATACTCTTGGAGTTATCCATGAACATTTCAGTCCAGTGCCAGGAAGATTTAAAGACTATATTGCTGTACCTAAATCAAATAACTATCAATCAATTCATACTACAATAGTAGGGCCTGAAGGAAAATTTGTTGAAATTCAGATAAGAACTGAAGAAATGGATAGAATTGCAGAAGAAGGGGTTGCAGCTCACTGGAGTTATAAAGAAAAATCAAAGGTAACAAAAAAAGATAAAGTTTACAGCTGGCTTAGAGACATTATAGAAGTAAATAAAGAAGCTGATAATGCTAAAGACTTTGTAAGCACAATAACAGGGGATATAATAGAAGATACAATTTTTGTATTTTCTCCTAAAGGGGATATATCTGAGCTGAAAAAAGGTTCTACTCCAATAGATTTTGCTTTTGCTATTCATACAGAAGTAGGATGTAAATGTATAGGTGCTAAAGTAAATGGAGAAATTGTTCCTTTGGATTATAAATTAAAAAGTGGTGACAGAGTTGAGATAATTACTTCTAAAAGTGCTAAAGGGCCAGGAAATGACTGGCTTGATATAGTTGTTACTCAAGGAGCAAAAAATAAAATCAGAAAATGGCTTAAAGATAAAAAATGGGAAGAAACTATTAAAGCTGGTAAAGATATAATTGAGAAAGAAATTTCTAAACTTCCTGTTCCAATGTCATTGAAAGATTTTGAAGAATCTCCAGTTGTAAAAAAACACATGGAAAAACATAATGTTCCTACTTACGATGATCTTTATTTCATAATGGGAGAAAAGAGAAGTAAGGTAGATATTATTGTAGATAAACTTAGAGGAGATATTGAAGCACATAGACCTCTTGAGCCTGGAGAAATAGTAAAAACTCCAGCTGTTCAGAAAAGTAAATCAGGAAAGAAAAATGATTATGGAATTATAGTTGAGGGTGTTGACAATACTCTTATAAGATTTGCAAAATGCTGTACTCCTCTTCCTGGAGATGAGATAGGAGGATATGTAACTAAACTTACAGGTATAGCAATTCATAGAAAAGATTGTAAAAACTTTGAGAATATGGTTCAGCATGATCCAGATAGAGTAATTCATGTTGAATGGGACGAAGAAGTAATAAATAAAAAAGTAAATAAATATCAATTTAAATTCTCTGTAATAACAAACAGCAATAAAAATATTCTTATGGAGATAGTAAATCTTATTGCAAATCATAAAATAGTTCTTACAGATATCAACTCAAGTACAATAAAAAGAAATAATAAAGATTTTAATAAAATAAAAGTTGCTATTGAAATAAGCAACAAAAGAGACTACAATCTTCTTCTTGAAAATATTAAGAAGATAAAAGATGTAGTAGCTGTAGAAAGATAG
- a CDS encoding CBS domain-containing protein: MKKVKDVVNRNLVTVSPNSSFEEVINIMKKGIGKVPVLENEKVVGIITRDDILVKEGKFPLPPVLAFWEVMITLPGNKEYQEKLNKFSSYKVEDIMSKVKMVSSLEDDLENVVTEMLDKKISYTLVLENEKLVGIVTKSDLIKHF, from the coding sequence ATGAAAAAAGTAAAAGATGTAGTGAACAGAAATTTAGTAACAGTCAGCCCAAACAGCAGTTTTGAAGAAGTAATTAATATAATGAAAAAAGGAATAGGAAAAGTTCCTGTACTTGAAAACGAAAAGGTTGTAGGGATAATAACAAGAGATGACATTCTTGTGAAAGAAGGTAAATTCCCTCTGCCACCTGTACTTGCATTTTGGGAAGTGATGATAACTCTTCCTGGAAATAAAGAGTATCAGGAAAAGCTTAACAAATTTTCTTCTTATAAGGTAGAAGATATAATGTCAAAAGTAAAAATGGTTTCTTCTCTTGAAGATGACCTTGAAAATGTGGTAACAGAGATGCTTGATAAAAAAATAAGCTATACTTTGGTACTTGAAAATGAAAAACTTGTAGGAATAGTAACAAAAAGCGATTTAATAAAACATTTTTAA
- the fmt gene encoding methionyl-tRNA formyltransferase, which produces MRILFMGTPEFAVPCLDAMNKEHEVIGIYTKVDKVNKRGGKITYLPVKQYGIDHNIPVYQPSTLKDGTVEKEIRELNPDLIVVVAYGKIIPQSIIDIPKYGIINVHSSLLPKYRGAAPINAAIINGEEKTGVTIMYIAEELDAGDIILTKETEITEEETFLTLHDKLKDIGAEALSEAVKMIFAGTNPRIVQNHSEATFVKPFKKEDLKVDWNKTEKEIYNFVRGINPFPCAFTTLNDKMLKVYGVKKNQRVYENGEIGEVVDKVKGQGPVVKVGDGSVIITLAKPESKKILSGADLLNGNFIKIGEKLL; this is translated from the coding sequence ATGAGAATATTATTTATGGGAACACCTGAATTTGCTGTGCCATGTTTAGATGCAATGAACAAGGAACACGAAGTTATAGGGATATATACTAAAGTAGATAAAGTTAACAAAAGAGGAGGAAAGATAACTTATCTTCCTGTTAAGCAATATGGAATAGATCACAATATTCCTGTTTATCAGCCTTCAACTTTAAAAGATGGAACAGTTGAAAAAGAGATAAGAGAACTTAATCCAGATTTAATCGTTGTAGTTGCTTATGGGAAAATTATTCCTCAAAGTATAATAGATATACCTAAATACGGAATAATAAATGTGCATTCATCACTTCTTCCTAAGTACAGAGGAGCTGCACCAATAAATGCTGCAATAATAAATGGCGAAGAAAAAACAGGTGTAACTATAATGTACATAGCAGAAGAACTAGATGCAGGAGATATAATTCTTACAAAAGAAACAGAGATTACAGAGGAAGAGACATTTCTTACACTTCATGATAAACTGAAAGACATAGGAGCAGAAGCTTTATCAGAAGCAGTAAAAATGATTTTTGCAGGAACAAATCCAAGAATAGTTCAGAACCATTCTGAAGCCACTTTTGTAAAGCCATTTAAAAAAGAAGATTTAAAAGTAGATTGGAATAAAACAGAAAAAGAAATTTATAATTTTGTAAGAGGAATAAATCCTTTTCCTTGTGCTTTTACAACTCTTAACGATAAAATGTTAAAAGTATACGGAGTAAAGAAAAATCAAAGAGTATATGAAAATGGAGAAATCGGAGAGGTTGTTGATAAAGTAAAAGGACAAGGACCTGTTGTAAAAGTAGGTGACGGATCAGTAATAATCACTCTTGCAAAACCTGAAAGTAAAAAAATATTGTCAGGAGCTGATCTTTTAAATGGAAACTTTATAAAAATAGGTGAAAAATTATTATAG
- the accB gene encoding acetyl-CoA carboxylase biotin carboxyl carrier protein, protein MKNIDLELIEKLAENMNEHSLTEISLETGDQKLVLKKEKKTAEIVTAAAPQKVARPVEKVEKKEKQSAEGLSGNIITSPMVGTFYRSPAPGAEVFVQEGQNIKAGDPVCIIEAMKMMNEVNSQFSGKVVRILVEDGVVVQKGDKLFIIE, encoded by the coding sequence ATGAAAAACATTGATTTAGAATTAATAGAAAAACTGGCAGAAAATATGAATGAACATTCGCTTACAGAGATATCTCTTGAAACAGGAGATCAAAAACTTGTTTTAAAAAAAGAGAAGAAGACAGCTGAAATAGTGACAGCTGCTGCACCTCAAAAAGTGGCAAGACCTGTTGAAAAAGTAGAAAAGAAAGAAAAACAATCAGCAGAAGGATTATCAGGAAATATAATTACTTCTCCTATGGTTGGAACTTTCTATCGTTCTCCTGCTCCAGGTGCAGAAGTTTTTGTTCAGGAAGGACAGAATATAAAAGCTGGAGATCCTGTTTGTATTATTGAAGCAATGAAAATGATGAATGAAGTAAATTCACAATTTTCAGGGAAGGTAGTAAGAATTTTAGTTGAAGATGGAGTTGTAGTTCAAAAAGGTGATAAATTATTCATAATAGAATAA